Proteins from a genomic interval of Lolium perenne isolate Kyuss_39 chromosome 1, Kyuss_2.0, whole genome shotgun sequence:
- the LOC127293601 gene encoding ras-related protein RGP2 — MGGRVDHEYSYLFKMVLIGDSGVGKSNILSRFTRNHFSLDSKSTIGVEFATKSLQMEGKTIKAQIWDTAGQERYRAITSAYYRGAVGALLVYDITKVQSFENVNRWLRELRDHADSSIVIMMVGNKSDLLHLRAVSEDQGKALAEKEGLFFLETSAMEAVNVEQAFQTIITEVYGIVNKKALAAKEAAAAAAPLPSQGKTISIDTASGNSKRACCSS; from the exons ATGGGCGGCCGGGTGGATCACGAGTACTCCTACCTCTTCAAGATGGTGCTCATCGGGGATAGCGGCGTCGGCAAGTCCAACATCCTCTCCCGATTCACCCGCAATCACTTCTCCCTCGACTCCAAGTCCACCATCGGCGTCGAGTTCGCCACCAAGTCCCTGCAG ATGGAAGGAAAAACCATAAAGGCTCAGATCTGGGATACGGCTGGCCAGGAGAGGTACCGTGCCATTACAAGCGCATATTACCGTGGCGCTGTTGGGGCTCTCCTTGTTTACGACATCACAAAGGTGCAGAGCTTTGAAAATGTCAATAGGTGGCTTCGCGAGCTACGTGATCACGCTGACTCCAGCATTGTGATCATGATGGTCGGTAACAAGTCCGACCTGTTACATCTAAGAGCCGTCTCCGAAGATCAAGGGAAGGCATTGGCTGAAAAGGAGgggctgtttttccttgagacgTCAGCTATGGAGGCTGTAAATGTGGAACAAGCCTTCCAGACTATCATCACAGAGGTCTATGGCATTGTTAACAAGAAAGCGCTGGCTGCCAAAGAAGCAGCAGCAGCTGCTGCTCCTTTGCCTTCCCAGGGCAAGACCATCAGCATCGACACTGCCTCCGGGAACTCAAAGAGGGCATGCTGCTCTTCTTGA
- the LOC127340617 gene encoding peroxidase 2: MASSSGLPSAARCSLLLIAALTLVLSHGAHAYGGSGTRLSYSFYDNSCPSARDIVRRVIQVARITDVRIPASLIRLHFHDCFANGCDGSLLLDDDVSLGIMSEKKAPGNYQSARGFNVVDNIKRVLEIACPSTVSCADILTLAAEISIELAGGPAWSVPLGRRDGTTTNIESAKDLPSPFDSLDILQKKFRNMGLNDIDLVALQGAHTFGRAQCQFTQRNCTAGQEEGTLVNLDAATPNVFDNKYYGNLLQGRAELPSDQVMTSDPIATATTAPIVRRFSGNQKDFFANFAASMIKMGNISPLTGRDGEVRKNCRRVNKKSY; the protein is encoded by the exons ATGGCCTCTTCTTCTGGCTTGCCGTCAGCTGCTCGTTGCAGCCTGTTGCTCATAGCTGCACTGACTCTTGTGCTGAGCCACGGCGCTCACGCTTATGGTGGTTCCGGTACCAGGTTGAGCTATTCGTTCTATGACAACTCATGCCCCAGTGCACGGGACATTGTCCGACGCGTCATCCAGGTCGCCCGGATCACTGACGTGCGCATCCCAGCCAGCCTCATCCGCCTTCACTTCCATGACTGCTTCGCCAAT GGTTGTGATGGCTCGCTTTTGCTCGATGATGACGTCTCCTTGGGGATAATGAGCGAGAAGAAAGCCCCTGGCAATTACCAGTCAGCTCGTGGGTTCAATGTGGTCGACAACATCAAACGAGTGTTGGAGATAGCTTGCCCTAGCACCGTTTCCTGTGCCGACATCCTCACCCTTGCGGCTGAGATCTCTATCGAATTGGCTGGAGGGCCAGCCTGGAGTGTGCCTCTCGGGCGCCGCGATGGCACGACGACCAACATCGAGAGCGCTAAGGATCTCCCAAGCCCATTCGACTCTCTGGATATCCTTCAAAAGAAATTCAGAAACATGGGTCTCAACGACATTGACCTTGTCGCCCTTCAGGGAGCGCACACCTTTGGGCGGGCGCAGTGTCAGTTTACGCAAAGGAACTGCACGGCCGGGCAGGAGGAGGGGACACTGGTGAACCTTGATGCGGCCACTCCCAACGTGTTCGACAACAAGTACTATGGCAACCTCCTGCAAGGACGCGCCGAGCTCCCTTCTGACCAGGTTATGACGTCTGACCCTATCGCTACTGCGACAACCGCGCCGATTGTTCGCAGGTTTTCCGGTAACCAGAAGGATTTCTTCGCAAACTTTGCAGCCTCCATGATCAAAATGGGAAATATAAGCCCACTGACCGGAAGAGATGGGGAGGTTAGGAAGAATTGCCGCAGGGTGAACAAGAAATCCTATTAA